A single region of the Brassica rapa cultivar Chiifu-401-42 chromosome A03, CAAS_Brap_v3.01, whole genome shotgun sequence genome encodes:
- the LOC117132741 gene encoding DNA topoisomerase 2, whose protein sequence is MPIIPTVLVNSCKGIGTGWSTFIPNYNPRDIVANIRRLLNAESMVPMDPRYINFKGTIEKTASKDGGFTNTITGVYEEVDETTIRITELPIRRWTDDYKNFLEALKTNNNTPYFHSVGAYYDNTSVNFQLQLSEENLMMARQEEVDEVAPAKGGRKPSAASKVEKPPAAPRKRAPAASKKQQLVAEVVEVSSEKKVRKMRSSPFNKKSSLVLGRLANTNNEEEGEEQSVETVAADTASARPKRAKRKHMRYVPSDSESESANDSEFDEDDE, encoded by the exons ATGCCCATCATTCCAACTGTGCTTGTGAATAGCTGTAAAGGAATTGGAACCGGGTGGAGTACTTTCATACCTAACTACAATCCAAGAGATATTGTTGCCAACATAAGGCGTCTACTTAATGCTGAAAGTATGGTGCCTATGGATCCACGGTACATTAATTTCAAAGGAACTATTGAGAAAACTGCGTCCAAAGATGGTGGGTTTACCAACACCATCACTGGTGTATATGAGGAGGTTGATGAAACAACTATTCGTATTACGGAGCTACCAATCAGAAGGTGGACCGATGATTACAAGAATTTCCTGGAAGCTTTGAAGACAAATAATAATACTCCCTATTTTCAT AGCGTTGGGGCTTACTATGACAATACGTCTGTGAATTTTCAGCTTCAATTAAGTGAAGAAAACTTGATGATGGCCCGTCAAGAGGAGGTGGATGAAGTTGCACCAGCTAAAGGAGGGAGAAAACCATCAGCCGCGAGTAAAGTAGAGAAACCACCGGCAGCTCCGAGAAAAAGAGCACCAGCGGCGAGCAAGAAGCAGCAGCTAGTGGCAGAGGTTGTTGAGGTGTCATCGGAGAAGAAAGTGAGGAAGATGAGATCTTCACCATTCAACAAGAAGAGTAGTTTAGTGTTGGGGAGGTTGGCTAATACTAATAATGAGGAAGAAGGTGAGGAGCAGAGTGTTGAGACTGTGGCGGCTGATACTGCTTCAGCGAGGCCTAAAAGAGCAAAGAGGAAGCATATGAGGTATGTGCCGAGTGATTCGGAGAGTGAGTCTGCGAATGATTCTGAgtttgatgaagatgatgaatag